Proteins co-encoded in one Haloarcula pelagica genomic window:
- a CDS encoding DUF5615 family PIN-like protein, giving the protein MRILVDQNSAQKYVDAFEQADNITVATVDDGLEHDTPDADIDAYAETHDWVVFTNDDDFFVAGGDHGLLLYDQIDDPAPGDVVAAVRRIEQAYTDSSEITESVPGGWV; this is encoded by the coding sequence ATGCGGATACTAGTCGATCAAAATTCGGCCCAGAAGTACGTCGACGCGTTCGAGCAGGCAGACAATATAACGGTCGCTACCGTTGATGATGGACTCGAACACGATACCCCGGATGCAGATATCGACGCATATGCCGAAACACACGATTGGGTCGTCTTCACCAATGACGACGATTTCTTCGTCGCCGGCGGTGATCACGGACTGCTACTGTACGACCAGATAGATGACCCGGCACCGGGTGACGTAGTCGCCGCTGTGCGGAGAATTGAGCAGGCGTATACGGACTCGTCTGAGATTACCGAGAGTGTCCCCGGTGGGTGGGTTTAG
- a CDS encoding DUF5798 family protein: MGLGSTAKKIQKVADIAEELYSKVNELKSQLQELRGTVEETNDRVDELDRELAEQRALLEAVAEEQGIDVATVQTDALIDDAEAATDTDADDTA; encoded by the coding sequence ATGGGACTGGGTTCGACCGCCAAGAAGATCCAGAAGGTCGCGGATATCGCCGAAGAACTCTACTCGAAGGTCAACGAGCTGAAGTCACAGCTTCAGGAGCTGCGCGGGACCGTCGAGGAGACCAACGATCGGGTCGACGAACTGGATCGTGAGTTGGCCGAACAACGGGCGCTCTTGGAGGCGGTCGCCGAAGAGCAAGGCATCGACGTTGCGACCGTCCAGACGGACGCGCTCATCGACGACGCCGAGGCGGCGACCGACACGGACGCCGACGACACCGCCTAG
- a CDS encoding DUF433 domain-containing protein, which translates to MSSTVQIVKTPDVLHGKPRLEGTRIGVLQVGELVREVGWSIDETADQMDLDIAQVEAATEYYDDHPELMETLRAQKEARKQSIADQSRAE; encoded by the coding sequence GTGAGTTCGACGGTCCAAATCGTTAAGACGCCCGACGTGCTCCACGGAAAACCTCGGCTGGAGGGAACCCGGATCGGCGTCCTGCAGGTCGGTGAGTTGGTGCGAGAAGTCGGCTGGTCTATCGACGAGACTGCCGACCAGATGGACCTCGATATCGCACAGGTCGAAGCCGCTACGGAGTACTACGACGACCATCCCGAACTGATGGAGACACTCCGTGCACAGAAAGAGGCGCGGAAACAGTCCATCGCTGACCAGAGTCGCGCCGAATAG
- a CDS encoding DUF7548 family protein has protein sequence MNDLRVAPAVGIVGCLLYLVALAIPYALVETTSAVGAYYGSGALTPLVPATFAIVGVIVFAAGREGRSDPSVAAGAGIVLGLFMVGLSLVWAVTVPESLVLGLTESTLMEYHRWAVVAAALPVPVGAAWFANALGLV, from the coding sequence ATGAACGACCTCCGTGTCGCGCCCGCCGTGGGCATCGTCGGGTGTCTGCTGTACCTCGTCGCGCTCGCTATCCCCTACGCGCTCGTCGAGACGACGAGTGCCGTCGGCGCGTACTACGGATCGGGCGCCCTGACACCGCTGGTGCCGGCCACCTTCGCGATCGTCGGCGTGATCGTCTTCGCCGCCGGCCGGGAGGGGCGTTCCGACCCCAGCGTCGCCGCCGGCGCGGGCATCGTCCTCGGACTTTTCATGGTCGGCCTCTCGCTGGTCTGGGCGGTGACCGTCCCCGAGAGCCTGGTGCTGGGGCTGACCGAGTCCACCCTCATGGAGTACCACCGGTGGGCCGTCGTCGCCGCCGCGCTCCCGGTCCCGGTCGGTGCCGCGTGGTTCGCGAACGCGCTCGGGCTGGTGTAA
- a CDS encoding carbohydrate ABC transporter permease, which translates to MDTNTLTSSQTSTRWERMFERSTRETIMGLVFAIPYLVLFAAFLLFPLLKGLYMSLFEWNFLNPSESTFIGLDNYARLVNDPAFWNALWNTLEFVALTVPLIVVVSLVLALGLNKELKGSRLLQFVYFSPYVLTVSVVAIVWSQMFAQSGIGTHFLGWLFEGSPLNSKFWAMPAIVITTVWWQAGFYFAVLLAARQNVPERLYEAARLDGAGPWRMFRDITLPHMKNALLFVVIASTIFQFQVFGQPFLMTDGGPVGETETLVVYLYELGFRARELGFGAAVGYTLLAILVGVSILNYVLVGTNNE; encoded by the coding sequence ATGGACACAAACACGTTGACGAGTAGTCAGACATCCACGCGCTGGGAGCGCATGTTCGAGCGGTCGACGCGCGAGACGATCATGGGGCTGGTCTTCGCCATCCCCTATCTCGTGCTGTTCGCCGCGTTCCTGCTGTTCCCGCTGTTGAAGGGGCTCTACATGAGCCTCTTCGAGTGGAACTTCCTCAACCCCTCAGAGTCGACGTTCATCGGGCTGGACAACTACGCTCGGCTCGTGAACGATCCGGCGTTCTGGAACGCCCTGTGGAACACGCTCGAGTTCGTGGCGCTGACGGTTCCGCTCATCGTCGTCGTCAGCCTCGTGCTCGCACTCGGTCTGAACAAGGAACTCAAAGGAAGCCGGCTCCTCCAGTTCGTCTACTTCAGCCCGTACGTCCTGACCGTGTCCGTTGTGGCGATCGTCTGGTCACAGATGTTCGCCCAGAGCGGTATCGGAACGCACTTCCTCGGCTGGTTGTTCGAGGGCTCGCCCCTGAACTCGAAGTTCTGGGCCATGCCGGCCATCGTCATCACGACGGTGTGGTGGCAGGCAGGGTTCTACTTCGCGGTACTGCTGGCCGCTCGACAGAACGTGCCAGAGCGGCTGTACGAGGCAGCACGCCTCGACGGTGCCGGCCCATGGCGGATGTTCCGAGACATCACGTTGCCACACATGAAGAACGCGCTCCTGTTCGTCGTCATCGCCTCGACGATCTTCCAGTTCCAAGTGTTCGGGCAACCGTTCCTGATGACCGACGGTGGTCCGGTCGGCGAGACCGAGACACTCGTCGTCTACCTCTACGAACTCGGCTTCAGAGCGCGGGAGCTCGGGTTCGGAGCGGCCGTGGGGTACACACTCCTCGCAATCCTGGTCGGCGTATCGATACTGAACTACGTACTCGTGGGGACGAACAATGAGTAA
- a CDS encoding carbohydrate ABC transporter permease, which produces MSNADRSESLVSRLTDRDTLYRLGLYLVMYGLAAVFFIPYVRMFELSVTPLSVMSDGGFFWIPPETTFAVWERFLFREPIIYRWAWNTLLIASITTFIVLVVDSMIAFSITRLEWPGQSLVLGIIMASFMIPGYVNIIPLYTVINDLGLLNSYWAIILPFAAGPLGVFLLVQFFRDIPEELEEAARLDGFSQFRIYAQIILPLSTPILTALGLFVFIWSWNQFLWPLIVLNNDQLYTLPIGVVILRDVNALAPNLIMTSLAIASLPLFIVFLLFQDKLISSVQMQAGTG; this is translated from the coding sequence ATGAGTAACGCGGACCGCTCCGAATCGCTGGTCAGCCGTCTCACAGACCGCGATACGCTGTACCGTCTCGGGCTCTACCTCGTGATGTACGGCCTCGCAGCGGTGTTTTTCATCCCCTACGTCCGGATGTTCGAGCTCTCGGTGACGCCACTGAGTGTCATGTCCGACGGGGGGTTCTTCTGGATTCCACCGGAGACGACATTCGCGGTCTGGGAGCGGTTCCTGTTCAGAGAGCCGATCATCTACCGCTGGGCGTGGAATACACTGCTGATCGCTAGCATCACAACGTTCATCGTGTTGGTCGTCGACTCGATGATCGCCTTCTCGATCACCCGCCTAGAGTGGCCCGGCCAGAGTCTCGTCCTCGGGATTATCATGGCGAGTTTCATGATTCCCGGGTACGTGAACATCATCCCGCTGTACACCGTAATCAACGACCTCGGGCTCCTGAACTCCTACTGGGCGATCATCTTGCCGTTCGCGGCCGGCCCGCTCGGCGTGTTCCTGCTCGTGCAGTTCTTCCGCGACATTCCGGAGGAACTGGAAGAAGCTGCACGTCTCGACGGGTTCTCTCAATTCCGCATCTACGCACAGATCATCCTCCCGCTGTCGACCCCGATCCTGACCGCACTCGGCCTGTTCGTGTTCATCTGGAGCTGGAACCAGTTCCTCTGGCCGCTGATCGTGCTGAACAACGACCAGCTATACACGCTTCCCATCGGTGTCGTCATCCTCAGAGACGTCAACGCACTCGCACCGAATCTCATCATGACCTCACTGGCGATCGCGTCGCTCCCCCTGTTCATCGTCTTCTTGCTGTTCCAGGACAAACTCATCTCCAGTGTCCAGATGCAGGCTGGAACGGGATGA
- a CDS encoding extracellular solute-binding protein gives MSRHDSTDGGRHSSTIDRRQVLSAAGAALTAGVAGCGGLTGSTSSGSSGGSSNSGDVEITFWYYFGAKEREVMTSLIDEFNQQDNGIQVNAQGVPFGEFLNKVFTGVNANSSPHVMTFFGSYGRHLEPVTYPIDDYLSDGAKNEYFDVAWNSLQVDDSTYAMPIDIHGKAVYTNNDVLDSAGVDPDFTDWDSFSNACDTIVSETDANAFSFLNWKSGQEAFRAYTSALSQAGGTVLSGEPGNLEVSYNDETGMQTAELMADITGDFGWDSSTFQSDSARVENFIGDKLGMFIAGTWSVNNFKNEEGELMEDLSFSFEKPFMFPGDGEDVAWCESNSLFFPKNDNHTEAEKQAAVEFAEYVTQNNPEWASAGGHLPSAKSVATSSAVQSSTLWDEVGTISTMHDMVSDGQVQYQPQTPVDINSSRFWGPFLDMYLQNTDVAAGVEASASELQNALDSA, from the coding sequence ATGTCACGGCATGACAGCACGGACGGCGGGCGGCACAGTTCGACAATCGATCGGCGGCAGGTTCTGAGCGCAGCCGGTGCAGCACTCACAGCGGGCGTCGCTGGGTGTGGCGGTCTGACCGGGAGCACCTCCAGTGGCAGTTCGGGTGGGAGTTCGAACAGCGGCGACGTCGAAATCACCTTCTGGTACTACTTCGGCGCGAAAGAGCGCGAGGTTATGACCTCGCTCATCGACGAGTTCAATCAGCAGGATAACGGGATCCAGGTCAACGCACAGGGAGTTCCGTTCGGCGAGTTCCTGAACAAGGTGTTCACGGGCGTCAACGCGAACAGTTCTCCCCACGTCATGACCTTCTTCGGGTCCTACGGACGCCACTTGGAACCAGTGACCTACCCCATCGACGACTACCTCTCTGACGGTGCGAAAAACGAGTACTTCGACGTCGCCTGGAACAGTCTCCAGGTCGACGACTCCACCTACGCGATGCCGATCGACATCCACGGGAAGGCAGTCTACACCAACAACGACGTGCTCGACTCGGCCGGTGTCGACCCGGACTTTACCGACTGGGACTCGTTCTCCAACGCCTGCGATACGATCGTCAGTGAGACAGATGCGAACGCGTTCTCCTTCCTCAACTGGAAATCCGGACAGGAAGCGTTCCGTGCGTATACCAGCGCACTCAGTCAGGCTGGTGGAACGGTCCTGTCTGGTGAGCCGGGTAATTTGGAGGTCTCGTACAACGACGAGACAGGGATGCAGACTGCCGAGTTGATGGCGGACATCACCGGAGACTTCGGATGGGACTCGTCGACGTTCCAGAGTGATTCTGCGCGTGTAGAGAACTTCATCGGCGATAAGCTCGGAATGTTCATCGCTGGAACGTGGTCAGTTAACAACTTCAAGAACGAGGAGGGCGAACTCATGGAGGACCTCTCGTTCAGCTTCGAAAAACCGTTCATGTTCCCCGGCGACGGTGAAGACGTCGCGTGGTGTGAGTCCAACTCGCTGTTTTTCCCGAAGAACGACAACCACACCGAGGCCGAAAAGCAGGCGGCTGTGGAGTTCGCCGAGTACGTCACGCAGAACAACCCCGAATGGGCGTCTGCCGGTGGCCACCTCCCCTCGGCCAAGTCTGTCGCGACTTCCAGCGCAGTACAGAGTTCCACCCTGTGGGACGAGGTCGGCACGATCTCTACGATGCACGACATGGTCTCGGACGGGCAGGTCCAGTACCAGCCACAGACGCCTGTCGACATCAACAGCTCCCGGTTCTGGGGCCCCTTCCTCGACATGTACCTGCAAAACACCGACGTCGCCGCTGGCGTGGAAGCCAGTGCGAGTGAACTACAGAACGCCCTCGACAGTGCATAA
- a CDS encoding ABC transporter ATP-binding protein — translation MSRITIDNVRKEYDSDAGTITAVENVSLGIRDGEFLTIVGPSGSGKSTLLRMIAGLEDISGGEIRIGETVVNNIAPQNRGVAMVFQNYALYPHMSVRQNMSYGLKLTTDLDSEEIQRRVEETAEMMGIGDLLDKKPNNLSGGQQQRVATGRAIVRKPEVFLFDEPLSNLDAKLRLHMRTELQRIQEELETTSVYVTHDQTEAMTMSDRIVILSDGTIQQLGTPAEVYAEPANKFVADFIGSPSMNFFETRLENGVLYGDEFEYELEPQLAEAVRSGSTTDDLVLGIRPEHIQVDPASDDPISARLDVLEHEGSDNYLYLSKGDAEWTVRVDGNTRFEEGERIEFTFPPEHVHVFDGSTGENLVVETPVPTDSSDSSATA, via the coding sequence ATGAGTCGTATCACGATAGACAATGTACGTAAGGAGTATGACTCCGACGCCGGCACGATCACAGCCGTCGAAAACGTAAGCCTCGGCATCCGAGACGGGGAATTTCTCACCATCGTTGGGCCATCGGGCTCCGGGAAGTCCACGCTGCTGCGGATGATCGCAGGGCTCGAAGACATCTCGGGCGGCGAGATCAGGATCGGGGAGACGGTCGTCAACAACATCGCTCCACAGAACCGTGGTGTGGCGATGGTCTTCCAGAACTACGCGCTGTATCCGCACATGAGCGTCCGGCAGAACATGTCCTACGGGCTGAAACTGACCACGGACCTCGACAGTGAGGAGATCCAACGCCGCGTCGAGGAGACGGCCGAGATGATGGGTATCGGCGACTTGCTCGACAAGAAGCCGAACAACCTTTCCGGAGGGCAGCAGCAGCGCGTGGCGACGGGGCGTGCGATCGTACGCAAGCCCGAAGTGTTCCTGTTCGACGAACCACTGAGCAACCTCGACGCAAAGCTCCGCCTCCACATGCGGACTGAACTCCAGCGGATCCAGGAGGAACTCGAGACCACGTCGGTGTACGTCACGCACGACCAGACCGAAGCGATGACGATGTCGGATCGGATCGTGATCCTCTCCGATGGGACGATCCAGCAACTCGGAACACCGGCAGAGGTCTACGCAGAACCTGCCAACAAGTTCGTTGCGGACTTCATCGGGTCGCCGTCGATGAATTTCTTCGAGACTCGCCTCGAAAACGGTGTCCTCTACGGAGATGAGTTCGAGTACGAGCTCGAGCCACAACTCGCAGAGGCAGTTCGGAGCGGCAGTACCACCGACGACCTCGTCCTCGGCATCCGACCGGAACACATCCAGGTCGATCCGGCGAGTGACGATCCAATCAGCGCAAGGCTGGACGTACTCGAACACGAGGGGAGCGACAACTATCTCTACCTCTCGAAAGGAGACGCCGAGTGGACAGTCCGGGTCGACGGGAACACGCGGTTCGAAGAGGGTGAGCGGATCGAGTTCACCTTCCCACCCGAACACGTGCACGTCTTCGATGGATCGACCGGCGAGAACCTGGTCGTAGAGACGCCAGTCCCGACTGATTCGAGCGATTCGTCGGCAACAGCGTAG
- a CDS encoding DUF7504 family protein — MSEVTVPPGTNLLVAGPPLTGKRRLALETLASGARDGDGSILVTARDSADRMLTEYGQLVDPETAPMSVIDAVTRHLGSPVEESERISYVTSPTEMTEIGVEFSEMLKSYDRQAGIDRTRVVVDSLTTLLLYSNLQTVFRFMHVFTSRVENANAIGLYTIEATAHGCETMSTLRQLFDGTVRVDSDGTMTVEIDTAPTRAEPSD; from the coding sequence TTGTCAGAAGTCACAGTGCCGCCCGGGACGAATCTACTCGTCGCTGGTCCACCGTTGACGGGCAAGCGCCGGCTCGCGCTTGAGACGCTCGCCAGCGGTGCCAGAGACGGTGACGGTAGTATTCTGGTCACAGCTCGGGACAGCGCCGATCGGATGCTCACCGAGTACGGGCAGCTCGTCGATCCCGAGACGGCACCGATGAGCGTTATCGATGCGGTGACGAGGCATCTGGGCAGCCCCGTCGAGGAAAGCGAGCGCATCAGCTACGTCACGTCGCCGACCGAGATGACCGAGATCGGGGTCGAGTTCTCCGAGATGCTCAAGTCCTACGACCGGCAGGCGGGGATCGACCGGACCCGCGTGGTCGTGGACTCGCTGACGACGCTGTTGCTCTACTCGAACCTCCAGACTGTGTTCCGATTCATGCACGTGTTCACCTCGCGCGTCGAGAACGCGAACGCGATCGGGCTCTACACGATCGAAGCGACCGCTCACGGGTGCGAGACGATGAGCACGCTCAGACAGTTGTTCGACGGCACCGTTCGGGTCGACAGCGACGGGACGATGACGGTCGAGATCGACACCGCGCCGACTCGGGCCGAACCGTCGGACTAG
- a CDS encoding nucleoside triphosphate pyrophosphohydrolase, whose product MAREYDKLVRDDIPEIIEADGETPVTHVVEGHEHGDRLAEKLLEEATEYREDGSVAELADVLEVVDALRRYHGVSEDELTEKREQKAEQRGRFENGIVLERVER is encoded by the coding sequence ATGGCTCGCGAGTACGACAAACTCGTCCGTGACGACATCCCCGAGATCATCGAGGCCGACGGTGAGACGCCGGTGACCCACGTCGTCGAGGGCCATGAGCACGGCGACCGACTCGCCGAGAAGTTGCTCGAAGAAGCGACCGAGTATCGCGAGGACGGCAGCGTCGCGGAACTGGCCGACGTTCTCGAAGTCGTCGACGCTCTCCGACGCTACCACGGGGTCTCGGAGGACGAACTGACCGAAAAACGGGAACAGAAGGCCGAGCAGCGCGGACGCTTCGAGAACGGCATCGTGCTGGAGCGGGTCGAACGGTAA
- a CDS encoding mechanosensitive ion channel family protein — protein MIQATPTGATGNGAISGLLDSAGVPYADAVGAAITFVVAFAVIYVLGRALVLPVVDRTLKSRDLDEHARKPLKKVTSILIVFVAIAVAFGFAGYGNFLQSLATVAAAATLAIGFAMQDVLKNFVAGVFIYTDKPFRIGDWIEWDGNSGVVEDISLRVSRVRTFDNELLTVPNSNLTDGVIKNPVAKEQLRLQFLFGIGYDDDIDKATEIIVEEAKDHPDILDEPAPSVRLTELGDSSVGLKSRIWIADPSRGDFVKTRSQYVQAVKERFDQEGIDIPYPNRTLGGSLDIAGYQAVAEAADDD, from the coding sequence ATGATACAGGCCACGCCGACGGGTGCCACCGGCAACGGTGCGATCTCGGGCCTGCTGGACTCGGCCGGTGTCCCCTACGCCGACGCGGTCGGCGCCGCGATCACTTTCGTAGTCGCGTTCGCTGTCATCTACGTCCTGGGCCGGGCCCTGGTTCTCCCGGTCGTCGACCGGACGCTCAAGTCCCGTGACCTCGACGAACACGCGAGAAAACCGCTGAAGAAGGTCACGAGCATCCTGATCGTCTTCGTCGCGATCGCCGTGGCCTTCGGCTTTGCCGGGTACGGCAACTTCCTGCAGTCGCTCGCGACAGTCGCGGCCGCCGCGACGCTCGCCATCGGCTTTGCCATGCAGGACGTGCTCAAGAACTTCGTCGCCGGCGTGTTCATCTACACGGACAAGCCGTTCCGGATCGGCGACTGGATCGAGTGGGACGGCAACTCCGGTGTCGTCGAGGACATCAGCCTGCGCGTCTCGCGGGTCCGGACCTTCGACAACGAACTGTTGACGGTGCCAAACTCCAACCTGACCGACGGCGTCATCAAGAACCCTGTCGCCAAGGAGCAACTGCGCCTGCAGTTCCTCTTCGGGATCGGCTACGACGACGATATCGACAAGGCGACCGAGATCATCGTCGAGGAGGCAAAGGACCACCCGGACATCCTCGACGAACCGGCCCCCTCGGTGCGACTGACGGAACTCGGTGACTCCTCGGTCGGTCTGAAGTCCCGCATCTGGATCGCCGACCCGAGTCGCGGCGACTTCGTCAAGACCCGCAGTCAGTACGTCCAGGCGGTCAAAGAGCGCTTCGACCAGGAGGGCATCGATATCCCCTACCCGAACCGCACGCTCGGCGGCAGCCTCGACATCGCCGGCTACCAGGCGGTCGCGGAAGCCGCGGACGACGACTAA
- a CDS encoding GH32 C-terminal domain-containing protein — MEYRESACSADFSSQTARLTVGPSDGAGRESDSVSLREIDTENLTDYDMLWWHRRSALDEAAHDALAVTGPELLAFVESGGGLLLTHGAIEVAAEIGIESHGPDTIERIRGDSAGFLVSRAFSGHALFDGIEGLRTEGTPTGDAVAVHYESNYPRDGDVFAASRIDGEDVPVRKSILHWSVGDGRVVGVGHGLAGIDSDHQSMLLANVKRYLCGDHDDPETVGRPKGRRELQALRDEVPDPNHRPAYHFTPPANWINDPNGLVQWNGRYHLFYQYNPAGPYHGTIHWGHAVSDDLVTWEDEPIALSPEPDGPDADGCFSGCFVDDDGGPTVLYTGSAGQSQLPCLARADNPALTEWTKADENPLLDGAPESVDVFETINWTAEFRDHSVWRTGGTWYQLIGSGIDEEGGAAFLYRSDDLVDWEYCNPILTGDWRKTGPIWECPELLQFENGSILHVSDYTNVWYFSGEYDEEANRFDPDDRGLLDHGVFYAPQSFEDESGRTLMFGWLKEDRDETSQWDAGWSGAISLPREISLTPDGQPRITPADELTQLRGTHHSVSDLTVEPGDSGVLDGIEGDMLELKVTFDAATAGEFGLVLRATPDSEEQTVVRCKSWKRELEIDRSRSSSSDAASDTPEVMPINLDDGSLTLHLFVDRSVVEVFANDAQCLSTRIYPTRDDSEGLDLYASDRRVTVESLDVWEIEP, encoded by the coding sequence ATGGAATATAGGGAATCGGCCTGTTCTGCTGACTTCTCTTCACAGACTGCCCGTCTCACTGTCGGCCCCTCTGATGGCGCCGGAAGGGAGTCTGATAGCGTATCGCTCCGCGAGATCGATACAGAGAATCTGACCGACTACGATATGTTATGGTGGCATCGGCGTTCGGCACTAGACGAGGCCGCGCACGATGCGCTCGCCGTTACAGGCCCAGAACTACTCGCATTCGTCGAGTCCGGGGGCGGACTGCTCCTCACTCACGGGGCGATCGAAGTAGCCGCAGAGATAGGGATCGAGTCACATGGGCCAGATACGATCGAGCGAATTCGGGGTGACTCCGCTGGGTTTCTCGTCAGTCGTGCGTTCTCCGGTCACGCACTCTTCGACGGAATCGAAGGATTACGGACGGAGGGTACTCCGACAGGTGACGCTGTCGCAGTCCATTACGAGTCGAACTACCCGAGGGACGGTGACGTGTTCGCTGCGAGTCGTATCGACGGAGAGGACGTGCCTGTCCGGAAGTCAATACTTCACTGGAGCGTCGGCGACGGACGTGTGGTTGGTGTCGGGCACGGCCTGGCCGGTATCGATAGTGACCACCAATCGATGCTCCTAGCTAACGTCAAGCGGTACCTGTGTGGCGACCACGACGACCCTGAAACGGTCGGACGACCGAAAGGGAGGCGCGAGCTGCAGGCACTACGTGACGAGGTTCCGGACCCTAACCACAGGCCTGCGTACCATTTCACCCCGCCGGCGAACTGGATCAACGACCCGAACGGGCTCGTCCAGTGGAACGGGCGTTATCATCTCTTCTACCAGTACAACCCCGCCGGCCCGTATCACGGGACGATCCACTGGGGACATGCCGTCTCAGACGACCTCGTAACGTGGGAGGACGAACCGATCGCGTTGTCCCCCGAACCGGATGGACCGGACGCGGACGGCTGCTTCTCGGGGTGCTTCGTCGACGACGACGGTGGCCCTACCGTCTTGTATACCGGTAGCGCTGGGCAATCCCAGCTCCCCTGTTTAGCTCGAGCAGACAACCCTGCGCTAACAGAGTGGACAAAGGCCGACGAGAATCCACTGTTAGACGGTGCACCCGAGAGTGTGGACGTCTTCGAGACGATCAACTGGACAGCTGAGTTCCGGGATCACAGTGTCTGGCGAACTGGTGGAACTTGGTATCAGCTGATCGGATCCGGGATCGACGAAGAGGGCGGGGCTGCCTTCCTCTACCGGTCAGATGATCTCGTCGACTGGGAGTACTGTAACCCGATTCTTACCGGGGACTGGCGCAAGACCGGGCCGATCTGGGAGTGTCCAGAACTCTTGCAGTTCGAGAACGGATCGATTCTCCACGTCTCCGACTATACGAACGTCTGGTACTTCTCCGGGGAGTACGACGAAGAAGCGAACCGCTTCGACCCGGACGACAGGGGCCTTCTCGATCACGGTGTCTTCTACGCACCACAGTCGTTCGAAGACGAATCGGGACGAACACTGATGTTCGGATGGCTGAAAGAGGATCGTGATGAGACATCTCAGTGGGATGCTGGGTGGTCCGGTGCGATTTCGCTTCCACGAGAGATATCGCTCACACCCGATGGACAGCCCCGGATTACGCCTGCAGACGAACTCACGCAGCTTCGCGGGACCCATCACTCCGTTTCGGATCTGACTGTCGAACCAGGCGATTCCGGAGTACTCGATGGCATCGAGGGGGATATGCTCGAACTGAAAGTCACGTTCGATGCAGCGACTGCCGGTGAGTTCGGTCTCGTGCTTCGCGCGACGCCCGACAGTGAAGAGCAGACTGTGGTGCGCTGCAAGAGCTGGAAACGGGAATTGGAGATCGATCGATCCCGCTCGTCGAGTAGTGACGCTGCTAGTGATACCCCAGAAGTAATGCCGATAAACCTCGACGATGGATCTCTCACGCTCCACCTGTTCGTCGATCGGTCCGTCGTCGAAGTGTTTGCCAACGATGCACAGTGTCTCTCGACCAGAATCTATCCAACCCGTGATGATAGCGAGGGCCTCGATCTGTACGCGAGTGACCGGAGAGTGACCGTAGAGTCGCTCGACGTGTGGGAAATCGAACCGTAG